One Helianthus annuus cultivar XRQ/B chromosome 7, HanXRQr2.0-SUNRISE, whole genome shotgun sequence genomic region harbors:
- the LOC110903474 gene encoding uncharacterized protein LOC110903474, producing the protein MARSRPQNIYRLAQKVALHSEKALFTVFTSPTGMYEERVQETVEFEAVIQLCVNGWADVCFVHWFTMYLYAAGEREGLNNTAYFHPRYIEGELVSDDGDFVIDHIKKVISFQKDKQWFIAPYIARKHWVLIILQHHPVYKTWKG; encoded by the exons ATGGCGAGATCCAGGCCTCAAAACATATATAGATTAGCACAAAAAGTGGCACTTCATTCTGAAAAAGCCTTGTTTACGGTTTTTACTTCGCCAACTGGGATGTATGAGGAACGTGTTCAAGAGACGGTTGAATTTGAGGCGGTTATACAGTTATGTGTCAACGGTTGGGCGGATGTTTGCTTTGTGCATTGGTTCACAAT GTATTTATATGCAGCTGGGGAACGGGAGGGTTTAAATAATACTGCATATTTTCATCCCCGTTATATTGAAGGTGAACTTGTCTCAGATGACGGTGACTTTGTGATTGACCATATCAAAAAGGTCATCTCTTTTCAGAAGGACAAACAATGGTTTATTGCACCGTACATAGCCAG GAAACACTGGGTACTAATTATACTTCAACATCATCCGGTATATAAAACTTGGAAGGGTTAA